The sequence below is a genomic window from Kitasatospora kifunensis.
CACCCCACCCCTAGGCTTGGCACGATCATGCCCGCTCGGCCGGTCGGCAGCAGCCGTCGGCCCAGCTCATGCAGCCCGCCAAGGAGAGTTGATGGAAGCTCAGGACCCAGCGCCGCAGCCCGCGGGCACCGACACCGGCCGCGGACTCGGGCGCCGACGCTTCCTCGGCTACGTGGTCGCGGCACCGACGCTGCTGGTGGCCGCGCAGGTCGAGCAGACCGCGCTGGCGTCGACGCCGGCGGCCGCGGCGGTCCCCTCACTGCCCGAGCCGGCCGACCTGCTCGACCTCACCACTCTGCTCACCACCGCGGCGCTGCCGACCTCCGGCCTGATCAGCATCCAGCTGAACGCCGACGGCACGGCGACCTTCGCGCTGCCGCGCGCCGAGGTGGGCCAGGGCATCACCACCTCCACCGCGATGCTGATCGCCGAGGAACTGGACATCCCACTCGCCCAGGTGCGGATCACGCTCGCGGACGCCCGTCCCGAGCTGCTCTTCAACCAGCTCACCGGGGCCTCGAACACCACCGTCTCCACCTACACCCCGGTGCGCATAGCCGCGGCCATCGCCCGCCAGCGGCTGCTGGCGGCAGCCGCCGCACGCTTCGGCGTCCCCGTCTCGACGCTCACCACCGCCGCCGGCGTGGTCAGCGCACCGAACGGTCAGCACGCCGACTACGGCTCACTGGCGGCAGCGGCCGCGAGCCAGAGCACCATCCAGGTCGCCGTGGCGCTCAAGCAGCGGGCGGACTTCAAGGTGATCGGCACCGCGCAGCAGCGGATCGACGCGCTGGACATCGTCACCGGGCGCAAGCAGTTCGCCATGGACCTCGCGATCCCCGGCGCGCTGCCGACCATGGTCTGCCGGCCGCCGACGGTCAACGGCACGCCGCGCTCGGTCCAGAACCTGGCGGCGGTGCAGGCGATGCCGGGCGTCACCGACGTCGTCACCATCGCCACCGGCGTGGCGGTGCGCGCCAAGACCTTCGGGCAGTGCATCGACGCGGTCCGCGCGCTGCAGGTGACCTGGGGCCCGGGCACCGAGGACGGGTCCAGCGACGAGACCGTGCTGCAGGAGCTCAAGGCGGCCGAACTCCCCTTCGCCGTACCTCCGGTGAACCTGCTGGCGCACACCATCGACACCACCTTCACCTTCGCCTTCGCCAGCAACACCGCGCTGGAGCCCAACTGCGCCATCGCCGACGTCCGCCCGGGGCGAGCCGAGGTGTGGGGCTCGCTGAAGTCGCCGATCGTGGCGCAGGCCGCGATCGCCGCCAAGCTGGGGCTGTTGCCGAGCGCCGTCACCG
It includes:
- a CDS encoding molybdopterin cofactor-binding domain-containing protein produces the protein MEAQDPAPQPAGTDTGRGLGRRRFLGYVVAAPTLLVAAQVEQTALASTPAAAAVPSLPEPADLLDLTTLLTTAALPTSGLISIQLNADGTATFALPRAEVGQGITTSTAMLIAEELDIPLAQVRITLADARPELLFNQLTGASNTTVSTYTPVRIAAAIARQRLLAAAAARFGVPVSTLTTAAGVVSAPNGQHADYGSLAAAAASQSTIQVAVALKQRADFKVIGTAQQRIDALDIVTGRKQFAMDLAIPGALPTMVCRPPTVNGTPRSVQNLAAVQAMPGVTDVVTIATGVAVRAKTFGQCIDAVRALQVTWGPGTEDGSSDETVLQELKAAELPFAVPPVNLLAHTIDTTFTFAFASNTALEPNCAIADVRPGRAEVWGSLKSPIVAQAAIAAKLGLLPSAVTVHVTQGGGSFGRKLFFDAALEAAEISQLMGKPVKLMWHRTDEFRQGRTHPMSISRVRAVHALGQVLSFEQRHTSVATDFSHGLGEVLTALVAKLPVGDTAFSETIFGLSQQTPYNFGLTTQLLSEVDKGFNTGSMRGIYSPNVRCAQELMVDQLAAALGADPYQFRRQSLKDTRAVAVLDQVAQLGSWGRTMAPGTAQGIALHPEYHSVAAVLVEIDCTAQTTGRQIPDAYTGPRVTKVVCAVDAGLAVNPLGLQAQMMGGIMDGIALALSSGLHLSNGVFQEGSWDNYFYTRQWNTPPELQIVVMPPSGDTPGGAGELAVGAAMAAVACAYARATGTMPTSFPINHAAPLAFDPLPTSPPIPQSPVDGLTRAY